A genomic stretch from Aedes albopictus strain Foshan chromosome 2, AalbF5, whole genome shotgun sequence includes:
- the LOC109409327 gene encoding tRNA N(3)-methylcytidine methyltransferase METTL6, translated as MSCGEGNQSSAWPKHGCFNLGDVVTNSVKVLTDDEKLRLEEQNKRMVTDFQAKKLEQEARKHWDLFYKRNETRFFKDRHWTTREFEELLAGETVGDNSEVTKTMLEIGCGVGNLVFPLIEDGHRDYFIYACDLSPRAVEMVKQHNLYDETYMKAFPCDITTDDVFGTIPEGSLDIATLIFVLSAIHPDKFRTVVGNIFRLMKPGGMVLFRDYGRYDMAQLRFKPGHKIAENFYMRQDGTRSYYFAEDEVGDLFRGEGFEVMVNSYIHRRTVNPKEGIDVPRIFVQSKFRKPCG; from the coding sequence ATGTCCTGTGGCGAAGGAAATCAATCTTCGGCGTGGCCTAAACATGGCTGCTTCAACTTGGGCGACGTGGTGACGAACAGCGTCAAGGTCCTAACGGACGACGAAAAACTACGCCTGGAAGAGCAGAACAAACGGATGGTGACGGATTTCCAGGCGAAGAAGCTGGAGCAAGAGGCCCGCAAACATTGGGATCTGTTCTACAAGCGGAACGAAACACGTTTCTTCAAGGACCGTCACTGGACCACGCGGGAGTTTGAGGAACTGCTGGCTGGCGAGACGGTGGGTGATAACTCGGAAGTGACGAAGACCATGCTGGAGATCGGTTGCGGGGTGGGAAACTTGGTGTTCCCGTTGATTGAGGATGGCCACCGGGATTACTTCATCTATGCGTGCGATTTGTCGCCACGTGCCGTCGAGATGGTCAAGCAACATAACCTCTACGACGAGACGTACATGAAGGCGTTCCCGTGCGACATAACCACCGACGATGTGTTCGGGACGATTCCGGAGGGCAGTTTGGATATTGCCACGCTGATTTTCGTGTTGTCGGCGATCCACCCGGACAAGTTTCGGACGGTGGTGGGGAACATCTTCCGGCTGATGAAACCCGGTGGAATGGTGCTGTTCCGGGACTACGGTCGGTACGATATGGCTCAGTTGAGATTCAAGCCGGGACACAAGATTGCGGAAAACTTTTACATGCGGCAGGACGGGACCCGCAGTTACTATTTCGCGGAAGACGAAGTTGGCGATTTGTTTCGAGGGGAAGGCTTCGAAGTGATGGTAAACAGTTACATTCACCGGAGGACCGTCAATCCGAAGGAGGGTATCGATGTGCCGAGGATTTTCGTGCAGAGCAAGTTCCGGAAGCCGTGTGGATGA